The genomic segment CGGAATATCGTCAGCATCGTGAGGCGATAGTTCGGTAAACTCCTGTCCGGCAGCCTCTGCTGCCGCTTTTCGGGTTTCCCAATCTGCCATCTCGGTTGTCAAACCTCGCAAATCCCCGACGAGCAACGTCTCGCCACCGGTCGTACTAAACACACCGCCGCGGGTATTCGGGTTCCGGAAATAGAATCCGCCTTCAACCCGCTTTCGGGCGTAGTTGGCATGTCCATAGAAATCGATGGTATCTGTGAGGGTGGCACCGTAGTTGGCAAACAATTTGATGTCATTCTCTATAATCGGTTGTCCCCAAATTTGCGCCGGGTCTTTCACACTAAAATTGCCTGCGTTAATCAGGGCTATGGCATCATTACGTTGGACAGACCGGATGGTCGGATCTGCACCCCCGTATTCAAAGCTGAGGCTACTCCAGGCGTCTGGATTCCCTAAACCGATATTCCCTGCGACAGCAAATTGTCGACCATCGCCGTATTGGTAGATACCGGGTTTGAATTCAAACGAACCGCCTTCGTGGTTGTCTTTCAGCTGAAAGTTCATCACGCCGGCAATGGCATCAGAACCGTATTGTGCGGAGGCACCATCACGGAGGATCTCTACCTGTCGCAGCGCAATTGCGGGAATCGGTGCCAGGTCAGGTCCCTGTGAACCATCAGACAGACCGTTCCCGAGCCAGTGAATCACTGCGGCACGGTGTCGCCGCTTGTTGTTCACCAACACCAATGTATGGTCTGGTGCAAGTCCCCGTAAATTCGCCGGACGGACCACTGTTGACGCATCGCTAATCGGCTGTGTATTGATGTTATAAGACGGCACCAAAGTTCTCAGCAAATCCGGTAGATCTGCGCCGCCCTGCTTTTCAAAGGATTCGTTTGACACAATATCGATTGGTACTGCCGAATCCAAGACGGAGCGCGGTTGGGAACGCGATCCCACCACGACAAGACTCTCAAGTCTCACAGGTGCATCCGCCTCAGATGCTTCTTCAGATGCTTCAGCCTCGTCGGTGGTGGTCTCTGCTTCCTCCGCTTCACTGGCTTCTTCGGCGTGTTGGTCCGCCATAACTGTCGTAAACATACACATCGAAATGCCTATAAGGATACTGAGCACGAAAATGATCGATTTGATATATTTACTGTAATACATATCATTTTTCCCCTTTGATTTCAAAATAAACGTCAAATCATGAAAATTGCTGTCTATAGTATAAAACACAAAAATGTACTTAGCAACCCACGCTTCCCCTCAGAAGACACACGACAATTAATAATTAACACGTATTCAAATTAGGTATTGAGTTCTCAAGAGGCTAATTAGGTTGCTGCAGCTTATACAAAACGTCTTAATAATAACAGAATCCGTTCTATTCTTTATATTCAATACACGTTAAATGTAGAATGACAACTGCTTAGCATATATAATACCACAAAATTTCTCGTTCGTCAAGTTTCTCAAGCACAGAAAGGTTAGTATTAACCAGAACTTAGCAGATTGCCATAATCAGCACATTCATGTTAGGCAACTCAGACATAAATCCAATTTGACTTGATAGGGTTTTTTAGCTGTTAGCTGTCTACGAAAAAACAGAAAGCTTCACCTAAAGTTCTTTATCCCGTAAAAAAATTTAAGTTTGACAATAAATTCGTATTGGTATATACTTAAAATATACTTAAATACACGTTAAACTTGATGTTACGCTTGTTCAGAATGTAAAAAGCCTCGAAAAAAGTTCACCCAGAGTTACCTAAATTACGAAAAAACTATCATGGCAAAGAAAAAGGGACGTCGTTCCGTAAATGTCGCACGGAAGCGTGAAAAACGGAAGCGCGAGCGAAAATTTAGACAAAAACAACTTGCTCTCGAAAAACAACGTAGGCTCCCCTATGAAAAGTCAGAGGAAGAGCATTTACAAGCCTGTATCTCACAGAGTCGAAAACTTCTCAATGAACCTGAACTTGAAGGTATTCTTTTCGATTTTGAGTTGATGTATACACAGGTCACAGATGTCCTCGACAATTACGAAGCGGACCAAACAGACGTAGAGGCATTAGAAGAAAACCTCACGCCTCTAACTGTTGCAAGGGGTGAAACTACTGCGAGTGAAGAGGCACAAAACCCTTTACCCGAAGCGGAACGTGCCTGCGAACATTTTCGGGTAGAAGTGCTCCCGGACCTTGTTACCCCCGACTTCATGCAACAATTAGTACAAGCACTCTCTGGGTGTGAAAAACGCCTTAAATTAACAGGGAACCGAGAGCTCGCAGAGGTTGCTTTTGTTACCCGTTCGCTCTTTGAGGCTGCTCCACCGGAGATACTGACCTTCCACCCACTCATCCAAACCATTGGTATTGAAACCTTACGGATACTCGTGGAAGAACCGGATATAATTATTGACAGACATGCAGAGGTGAGAGAAATTCTCTCTAACGTTCTGGAATACGAAGACCGAGAAGCGTATGAATCTCAACCGATTTCTGTCTTTTCAGATACCGCACAAAACCCGGAACGTCAGAAAGAAAAAGACTCTGAAGTTGCCTTAACAGAACCGGCTTCGCCGCATTTTGATCCAATAAGTATTAAAACACCCGATCCAGGAAATGTTGTCCCTTCTCCTGAGGAGGCTCCTGCCCCACTTTCAGATCCAGCCAATCGTTCTGGTACACATACCGCAGCAATAGTAGTCCCGTCAGTATCGCCCGACGAACTTCCTGCCCGGGCACTTTATAAAAACTTCAACGGCTTGGAAATAAAAAAGAGCTTCGAGGCGCAGACAGACAACACGTCCTTACAAGAAGGACTCACCAATTACACTTTGGTGAATGAAAACGAAGAACAGGTTGAATTTGTTGATGTGGAAAACGAACGCTACATCAAGATTACCGAAGAGCGACTGCAGTTACACGCCCGCTCAGGAACAGAACTTACTATTGCAATGGCAGAGGTAGAAGCACAGTGCAGATCAGCAGTCATGTACCTCGCCAAAACAATCGAAGAAAGGGGGTAATATTATGCCACGAAGTAAAAGCGGACAGGTCCGACGTAGGACACAAATCCGCCAACGTCAACAACGGCGACAGAAAAACAAGAAAGCAGCACTGAAAGAACTCTTGCAGAACAGCAGCACTTAATATACGGCATTTCGATAGCGGCGGGTCGTTGTGCCCGCGTACACTCACGTGAGTTTGGAACCGGCGAGGTTGTGAAACCTCGCCAGCGGTGCAGCGGCGGGTCGCTGTACCCGCCTACTCTCTCTTTTCAAAGTGAACAAACTCTGACGCCTGCAACCGGACAGATTCCCCACGTCGCTCTTCAATATATCCCATCCTGAGCAGCGTAATTACCTCATGAGAAGTAGGAATATTGAAAAGTTGACGCACGTGTTCACGATCCGTAGGACGTTCGAGAGGCGCGCTGACAAACTGCACGCCGATGTTTAAAGCCGTTGCAGCGAGAAGAATATTCTGAATTAACATTCCCATGCTCAACCACATCCATCGCGTTCCACCGTCACCAGGTGGATATCTTTTGCAATTCATCGTAACCAGCATAAGAAGCGGTGCCTCGCGAACCTCTACAGCGATTTCTTTAGCCGGTATCTTTCCTGCCCCTAAATGCCCCAAAAGTGTGAACGACTTCGCGTTTTTCAACATGCCTTCCAATACCGCATCCGGCGCGTCCTGAAGAAATTTGGGCAGCGTGACGTGGTCAGTCAGCAGCACACCATCACCGAACTCCATCAAATCCGACGCTGTGAGACGCATCCAACGGCTGTTGTCATCAAGAAATTTGGCATCTTTGAATTGTTCAACGATAGCGTGCTCGGTGACCTCGGCGAGTGCGCCCTTGCCTTCTGCTTCTTGGATGAGCACCAGCTCCCAAGGTTGAACATTGAACGGCGAGGGTGTCCACCGTGCAGCCTCAATGAGTTTTTCAAGGTCTGCGGCATCAAGTGCCCGTTTCTGAAACGTCCCGCGATGGCTGCGTCGCTGTGTTATTGCGTCAAAAAGATTCATAGATTCACGTAGTCCCGATGACGTTGTAGGATCTCCGTTGGCGATGCGGTCCCTGTGGCACCGATTTTTGTGACAGTAATTGAAGCTACCAGATTGCCAACATACGCCGCTTCAACAGATGCCTCAGTTTGTGAAGCGCGTAGACTACAGAGCGTTGCGACAAGCCCTGCTGAAACACTGTCGCCTGCCCCAACTGGATCAATCTCATCATTAATGGAGATACCGGGGATGTGCGTAAACTCACTTCCACTGTAGACGAGGATACCATTTTCACCAAGGGTGACGTACACCGTCCTTTGGGTTTGTTCTGAGAGTGTAACGGCGCACTGCTTCGCTTCATCAATGTCAACGTCCTGTCCATTCCACGCTGGTTGAAGGGCGCGTTTCGCCTCAAATCGGTTCGGTTTAATGATAACATTTCGGTACTTACCAATCCGTGTGCGAGCGTCGGCGAAAAAGATTTTATTAGGAAACGCCAATCCCAACGCACATAATTCTTCTCTCACTCGGTTAGTGACAACGCCTAAGTTCTCAATTGGCATCTGATCACCGACAATTACACCATCAACCAGCGGGACACAATTTCGAAGGGCATCAATCACAGCAGTTTCAACCGTCTGATCCATCGCCGATTGGTTCTCAATATCAAACCGCGGTCCCTCCGTCTCCACACCTTCATATCCGCGATGGATGGGTTTAAGATAAGTCGGTGTTACCCACTCTGGGACCTGTATCATAAAATCCGTCAGGCATCCGTTCGTCTGTAGACAATCGAGGAGTGTTCCACCGAACCCATCTTCACCAATAACACCTAACGTATAGAGGGTGTCTACACCTAATGCCTTCAGGTTATTTGTAACCGTTCCCGCGGCACCCGGACTATAACGTTGCTCAACAACTGGATTCGTATGCCACGGCGTTTCCAAGGACAGTGTTGAACGGGTTTTATCTATGTACCAGTAGGCATCAAGATAAAAATCGCCAACGACCAGAATCCGCTGGTCTTGAAATCGGTTGAGAATCGTCTCCAGGCGTGCTTCGCTAATCAATGTGCTCCTCCGGTGCTGCAAATATACTACAATAACCCAAGTTGCCACTTTCTTCTTCACATAGCACCCCTAATGAAGATTAAGAATTTAATCGGGTAATTTTTACCGATGCCCGGTGCGGTTAGGGTGAAAGACCCTACCGGGTCTGGTGGAACATGGAATTACCCAAATATTTTATTTAACTTCATACGGGGTGCAGCGACTGAGATATACACTTTTCTATAGACATACCACCCCTACGGGGTGTGAAGAGATGCTTTTCTTTGAAAAACTTGTGTTTAAACGCTAAAACCTATTAGGTAGCAAGTTGAGTTCCAATATGGATAGCCATTATACCACATCCCAACTTTTTGCGGAAACACCAAATCCTCTCATCCCAGGGGTCATTCAGAAACCCTCTAATTTTTTCTTGACTATTTTCTTACACTTGTTATACTTTTGAAAATTGAACAATAATACGACAGCAATATTAGAATGGATTATTAGACTATCCTGCACTGGGTGCGTTGGTCTAAAAACATAGGAGCAGTTTATGAATCCGAAAATTTTTAGGTTAACACTCTGCGTATTACTCGTACTCTCAGCCGCTTACCTTTCTGGGGAGGAGAGAACGGAAGATGTCGGAATAACTGAAGGACCGATGCCTACACTTAAAGTGGGTTTGATTCATCCGTTGCTAAATTACGCCACTTTTGGCGACGGTGCAAAACTCGCCTTAGCCGAAATCAACAAGGCAGGCGGTATCCTTGGGAGGCAGGTAGAGTTTATCTATAAAGTAGAAACAGGAACCATTGCTGATTCTGCAAAAGAATTAGCCGAAATGGAAAATGTTGTCGCTATATTGGGTCCGATGTTTTCAAGTAGTGCTGTTAAAGTTGGACCGATCATCAATATCCCTGTCATTGTGGGGGCAACAGGTGCTGACGTGACGAATACTGGGAATGATCCGAGAGATTTTCTCTTTCTCGTGGCGAATTCAAATGCCTTGCAAGCAAAAGTCATGGCAGGTTTTGTGGTGAACGATCTCGGCAAGAAAACTGCAGCGATGATTTGGCAGAACGGGGATGTCTACTCTAAAGGTTTTGTTAACGCATTTGATGCGAATTTCCAGGAACTTGGCGGTCGCATTGTTGCCAATCAAATCTATGAACAAGGCGATACAATGTTTGATGGACAACTTGAGATCATCAAAAAGGCAAACCCTGATATCCTGCTTCTCGCAAGTTTTCCGCCAGAGAACCCGATCATAGTGAAACAGGCACGGGAGATGGGCATTAAGTCCATCTTTATCGGCAGCGATGGTTGGGATGATTCGTTGATGTTAGATACTTTAGAGGATAACACCCCTCTCGAAAATTCCTACTATTGCAGTATCTCGGATGAACTTACTGCAGATTTTACGGACGCTTATGAAACAATGTTTAAAAATCAGGCTATTGGTATCGCGCCATTAGGTTACGATGCCATACGGTTATTGGCAATAGCGATTGAGAACGCCCAATCAACAGACCCTGTTATAATTCGGGACGCAGTTGCTGCTATCACTGACTACCAAGGGGCGACAGCTATTTCCGGCTTTGATGCGAACCGTCATCCTATCAAACCGGCTGCGGGTATCCGCGTGTTGAAAATCGTTGGGGGTCAACCGCAGCAATACACTGTTGTGAAAGCAAGTCAATAACCCCTACCCAATTTGCAATATCGTCCGAGATGTGGTAAAATATAA from the Candidatus Poribacteria bacterium genome contains:
- a CDS encoding TonB-dependent receptor plug domain-containing protein produces the protein MYYSKYIKSIIFVLSILIGISMCMFTTVMADQHAEEASEAEEAETTTDEAEASEEASEADAPVRLESLVVVGSRSQPRSVLDSAVPIDIVSNESFEKQGGADLPDLLRTLVPSYNINTQPISDASTVVRPANLRGLAPDHTLVLVNNKRRHRAAVIHWLGNGLSDGSQGPDLAPIPAIALRQVEILRDGASAQYGSDAIAGVMNFQLKDNHEGGSFEFKPGIYQYGDGRQFAVAGNIGLGNPDAWSSLSFEYGGADPTIRSVQRNDAIALINAGNFSVKDPAQIWGQPIIENDIKLFANYGATLTDTIDFYGHANYARKRVEGGFYFRNPNTRGGVFSTTGGETLLVGDLRGLTTEMADWETRKAAAEAAGQEFTELSPHDADDIPITNHVPDPERLQAVRSDPNLFTFQEMFPGGFTPRFGAFMWDSSVV
- a CDS encoding nitroreductase family protein, coding for MNLFDAITQRRSHRGTFQKRALDAADLEKLIEAARWTPSPFNVQPWELVLIQEAEGKGALAEVTEHAIVEQFKDAKFLDDNSRWMRLTASDLMEFGDGVLLTDHVTLPKFLQDAPDAVLEGMLKNAKSFTLLGHLGAGKIPAKEIAVEVREAPLLMLVTMNCKRYPPGDGGTRWMWLSMGMLIQNILLAATALNIGVQFVSAPLERPTDREHVRQLFNIPTSHEVITLLRMGYIEERRGESVRLQASEFVHFEKRE
- a CDS encoding carbohydrate kinase; the protein is MISEARLETILNRFQDQRILVVGDFYLDAYWYIDKTRSTLSLETPWHTNPVVEQRYSPGAAGTVTNNLKALGVDTLYTLGVIGEDGFGGTLLDCLQTNGCLTDFMIQVPEWVTPTYLKPIHRGYEGVETEGPRFDIENQSAMDQTVETAVIDALRNCVPLVDGVIVGDQMPIENLGVVTNRVREELCALGLAFPNKIFFADARTRIGKYRNVIIKPNRFEAKRALQPAWNGQDVDIDEAKQCAVTLSEQTQRTVYVTLGENGILVYSGSEFTHIPGISINDEIDPVGAGDSVSAGLVATLCSLRASQTEASVEAAYVGNLVASITVTKIGATGTASPTEILQRHRDYVNL
- a CDS encoding ABC transporter substrate-binding protein, whose product is MNPKIFRLTLCVLLVLSAAYLSGEERTEDVGITEGPMPTLKVGLIHPLLNYATFGDGAKLALAEINKAGGILGRQVEFIYKVETGTIADSAKELAEMENVVAILGPMFSSSAVKVGPIINIPVIVGATGADVTNTGNDPRDFLFLVANSNALQAKVMAGFVVNDLGKKTAAMIWQNGDVYSKGFVNAFDANFQELGGRIVANQIYEQGDTMFDGQLEIIKKANPDILLLASFPPENPIIVKQAREMGIKSIFIGSDGWDDSLMLDTLEDNTPLENSYYCSISDELTADFTDAYETMFKNQAIGIAPLGYDAIRLLAIAIENAQSTDPVIIRDAVAAITDYQGATAISGFDANRHPIKPAAGIRVLKIVGGQPQQYTVVKASQ